A genomic stretch from Aedes albopictus strain Foshan chromosome 2, AalbF5, whole genome shotgun sequence includes:
- the LOC134286782 gene encoding uncharacterized protein LOC134286782, producing the protein MKEQDLADIEADFQHLADHYATRVTVDDYNEIYGPFQNNPERFKLLSGEKKTMMAIAKAVSQHGIEKFLDGVFEKPNARLNESVDVVAKIKAYYAERQADSVEFKRFFDGLSNLTILDVTHDGIILNCVFCLPNKPQKVLRSGSGWLIGNFVKHCEKFHYALPEAGPKRKRKRRHEVNATSDARYSGDKSTSDPDLPLFDVDEFIEANDTNANMSGEV; encoded by the exons ATGAAGGAGCAAGACCTGGCTGATATTGAAGCGGATTTTCAACACCTGGCGGACCACTACGCCACGCGGGTTACCGTTGATGATTACAACGAGATTTACGGACCATTCCAAAACAATCCCGAAAGGTTCAAGCTTCTTAGCGGCGAAAAAAAGACCATGATGGCTATTGCGAAAGCGGTTTCGCAACACGGaattgaaaaatttctcgacGGTGTTTTCGAAAAACCAAACGCCAGGCTTAACGAAAGTGTGGATGTGGTAGCCAAAATAAAGGCTTATTATGCAGAAAG GCAAGCAGATTCTGTAGAATTCAAGCGGTTTTTTGATGGACTATCTAACTTGACCATCCTTGACGTTACGCATGATGGAATTATACTGAACTGCGTATTTTGTTTACCGAACAAACCGCAGAAAGTCCTAAGATCTGGAAGTGGCTGGTTGATCGGTAATTTCGTAAAACACTGTGAAAAATTTCATTATGCACTACCAGAAGCTGGACCAAAACGAAAACGGAAGCGCCGACATGAAGTCAATGCAACTAGCGATGCCAGATACTCCGGAGATAAATCCACTTCTGATCCAGATCTTCCGTTGTTCGATGTCGACGAATTTATCGAAGCAAATGATACAAATGCAAACATGTCCGGTGAGGTTTGA